In the genome of Porphyrobacter sp. ULC335, one region contains:
- a CDS encoding sugar transferase — protein sequence MNRVTPKLLESVRHQSVESKVVPSLERRRLRAYAVMLLADGAMFHLCFALAAMLWEGRWWEPRAMLAAQAMLPAYFTIALYNRTYGVRALGDWLFASRQAVGALLVSAALINFVGFYTKTNEDFSRASVTLGLLFTAILLVALRRVQAMVIARQWDGRVTNRLVIDDGGSSFPFDGADRILAADYNLDPASHDPFMLDRLGKLLRNQDQVVVSCPRERREDWAFLLKCAGVYGEIVSEPAHSLGAVGVHRYDELDRTTLVVSTGPLGLRARILKRAFDVVVAGSALLVLAPLLIVVAVLIKLEDRGPVLFIQRRLGRGNQFFDMFKFRSMREDKLDHTGERSAGREDDRVTRVGAFIRRTSIDELPQIINVLKGDMSIVGPRPHALGSRANNKYFWDIDRQYWQRHCLKPGLTGLAQVRGHRGATEHEKDLTDRLQSDLEYIAGWSLRRDIEIVLRTVRVLTHENAY from the coding sequence ATGAATCGCGTTACGCCTAAACTGCTGGAATCGGTCAGGCACCAGTCTGTAGAGAGCAAGGTCGTGCCTTCGCTCGAACGGCGGCGCCTGCGTGCCTATGCGGTGATGCTGCTGGCGGACGGCGCGATGTTCCACCTTTGCTTCGCGCTGGCCGCGATGCTGTGGGAAGGCCGCTGGTGGGAACCGCGCGCGATGCTGGCGGCGCAGGCGATGCTGCCAGCCTATTTCACCATCGCGCTCTACAACCGCACCTATGGCGTGCGCGCGCTGGGTGACTGGCTGTTCGCATCGCGGCAGGCGGTCGGTGCACTGCTGGTTTCGGCGGCGCTGATCAATTTCGTCGGCTTCTACACCAAGACCAACGAGGATTTCTCGCGCGCTTCGGTCACGCTCGGTCTGCTGTTCACGGCGATCCTGCTTGTGGCGCTGCGCCGGGTGCAGGCGATGGTGATTGCCAGGCAGTGGGATGGCCGCGTGACCAACCGGCTGGTGATCGACGATGGCGGGTCGAGCTTCCCCTTCGACGGGGCCGACCGGATCCTGGCCGCCGATTACAACCTCGATCCGGCCAGCCATGATCCCTTCATGCTCGACCGGCTTGGCAAGCTGCTGCGCAATCAGGATCAGGTGGTGGTGAGCTGCCCGCGTGAACGGCGCGAGGACTGGGCCTTCCTGCTCAAATGCGCCGGTGTCTATGGCGAGATCGTGAGCGAGCCGGCACACAGCCTCGGCGCGGTCGGCGTGCACCGTTATGACGAGCTTGACCGCACCACGCTGGTCGTTTCGACCGGGCCGCTCGGCCTGCGCGCCCGCATCCTGAAGCGCGCCTTCGATGTCGTGGTGGCAGGATCGGCACTGCTGGTGCTGGCCCCGCTGCTGATCGTGGTGGCGGTGCTGATCAAGCTGGAAGACCGTGGGCCGGTGCTGTTCATCCAGCGCCGTCTGGGACGCGGCAACCAGTTCTTCGACATGTTCAAATTCCGCTCGATGCGCGAGGACAAGCTGGATCACACCGGCGAGCGTTCCGCCGGACGCGAGGATGACCGCGTGACCCGCGTCGGTGCCTTCATCCGCCGCACCAGCATTGATGAACTGCCGCAGATCATCAACGTGCTGAAGGGCGACATGTCGATCGTCGGCCCGCGCCCGCACGCGTTGGGCAGCCGCGCCAACAACAAGTATTTCTGGGATATCGACCGGCAGTACTGGCAGCGCCATTGCCTCAAGCCGGGGCTGACCGGCCTTGCGCAGGTGCGCGGCCACCGCGGCGCGACCGAGCACGAAAAGGACCTGACCGACCGCTTGCAGTCCGATCTGGAATATATCGCAGGCTGGTCACTGCGGCGCGACATCGAAATCGTGCTGCGCACCGTGCGGGTTCTGACCCACGAGAACGCCTACTAG
- the lptE gene encoding LPS assembly lipoprotein LptE: MRMLLALLASLALTACNLSPMYAGGGTSAAAQGIAAVEIPAIQGRGGWLVKNALDARLGVAGQTTPQYRLDIRLDDSLEALGVLNDDTISRERRILRARYQLVELATGAILLDATAGSDAGIDVVSSEYATIAAEQKALENLALEVADRVATQVAVTLRARAAGPQVQAP; this comes from the coding sequence ATGCGCATGCTCCTTGCCCTGCTGGCCTCGCTGGCCCTCACCGCCTGCAATCTTTCGCCGATGTATGCGGGCGGCGGGACTTCGGCAGCGGCGCAGGGGATTGCGGCGGTGGAGATTCCCGCGATCCAGGGGCGCGGCGGCTGGCTGGTCAAGAACGCGCTCGACGCGCGGCTTGGCGTCGCAGGGCAGACGACGCCGCAATACCGGCTCGATATCCGGCTCGACGATTCGCTGGAGGCGCTGGGCGTGCTCAATGATGACACGATCAGCCGTGAACGCCGCATCCTGCGCGCGCGGTATCAGTTGGTCGAGTTGGCGACGGGCGCGATCCTGCTTGATGCGACCGCCGGATCGGACGCGGGGATCGATGTGGTGTCCAGCGAATATGCCACCATCGCTGCGGAGCAGAAGGCGCTGGAGAACCTCGCGCTCGAAGTGGCGGACCGCGTGGCGACGCAGGTTGCGGTGACGCTCAGGGCGCGCGCTGCCGGCCCCCAAGTGCAGGCTCCGTGA
- a CDS encoding LptA/OstA family protein, protein MSDTIATPRSGRTPLVRLALVWGIGGFALTAALAGGMNLAAQGIARHDSRAPVTYDAGKAVIDDRANQVIASGGVIVTQGDLRIQSDRMLVNFTDTGQLEIQRITATGGVAVTRGDERASGDNAIYDFNRRIITMAGNVRLRRGTDTLNGGRLVIDLASGISTVDGTASGSAATPGTPSGQGRVTGTFAVPQRDKN, encoded by the coding sequence ATGTCTGACACAATTGCCACCCCCCGTTCTGGCCGCACCCCGCTCGTCCGCCTTGCGCTGGTGTGGGGGATCGGCGGCTTCGCGCTGACGGCAGCGCTTGCAGGCGGCATGAACCTCGCCGCGCAGGGCATCGCCCGCCACGATTCGCGCGCGCCGGTAACCTATGACGCAGGCAAGGCCGTGATTGACGACCGCGCCAATCAGGTGATTGCCAGCGGCGGCGTGATTGTCACCCAGGGCGACCTGCGCATCCAGTCCGACCGGATGCTGGTCAATTTCACCGATACCGGCCAGCTCGAAATCCAGCGCATCACCGCGACCGGCGGCGTTGCCGTCACCCGCGGTGACGAACGCGCCAGCGGCGACAATGCGATCTATGATTTCAATCGCCGCATCATCACCATGGCGGGCAATGTCCGCCTGCGCCGCGGCACCGACACATTGAACGGCGGGCGGTTGGTGATCGATCTGGCGAGCGGGATCTCGACTGTCGATGGCACCGCCAGCGGCAGCGCGGCGACGCCCGGCACACCTTCGGGCCAGGGCCGGGTGACAGGCACCTTCGCCGTCCCGCAGCGCGACAAGAACTAG
- the holA gene encoding DNA polymerase III subunit delta, giving the protein MKAKNGDFARGLPPGAAACRIFFFCGPDEAGASAAANRLVTALPDAGERVELAGADLRRDPALLGDEARSTSLFGGQRHIWVRASGDDAHDALQFLIETAEAGAGEAAPVIVVATSATDKSRTAKLLEKRKDALVAMFHQPDLSTVAGAVRGMADAAGLRLGGDLAERIARAAGLDVRLAQSEIDKLALYCDADPQAPRPATPEDHAAIGAATEEDGFAPLVNAVLGGELGKIGGEIRRMRELGLNPVGVALALERRAAQLAQIAAYLGPRGQFDQIDKGAEMRLGIFFKEKRDIGNQFKRWTMPAARGTRETRLDRLIPRLIALHRSLLANSQAAELLLAQELAEIGRFAAKR; this is encoded by the coding sequence GTGAAGGCCAAGAACGGCGATTTCGCCCGCGGCCTGCCGCCCGGCGCGGCCGCTTGCCGCATTTTCTTCTTCTGCGGCCCCGATGAAGCGGGGGCCAGCGCGGCAGCGAACCGCCTCGTCACTGCCCTCCCCGACGCGGGCGAGCGGGTCGAACTGGCCGGAGCAGACCTCCGCCGCGATCCCGCGCTGCTGGGCGACGAGGCACGCTCGACCTCGCTGTTCGGCGGGCAGCGCCATATCTGGGTGCGCGCCAGCGGGGATGATGCGCACGACGCGCTCCAGTTCCTGATCGAAACCGCCGAGGCCGGCGCGGGCGAGGCTGCGCCGGTGATCGTCGTCGCCACATCGGCCACCGACAAGTCGCGCACCGCCAAGCTGCTCGAAAAGCGCAAGGACGCGCTGGTCGCGATGTTCCACCAGCCCGATCTGTCCACCGTGGCAGGTGCGGTGCGCGGCATGGCGGACGCGGCGGGGCTGCGGCTCGGCGGCGACCTTGCCGAACGCATTGCGCGGGCCGCCGGGCTCGACGTGCGGCTGGCGCAGTCGGAAATCGACAAGCTCGCGCTCTATTGTGATGCCGACCCGCAGGCCCCGCGCCCTGCCACGCCCGAGGATCACGCAGCGATCGGTGCGGCGACCGAGGAGGACGGCTTTGCCCCGCTGGTTAACGCCGTGCTGGGCGGCGAGCTTGGCAAGATCGGCGGCGAAATCCGGAGGATGCGCGAGCTGGGCCTCAACCCCGTCGGCGTGGCGCTGGCGCTAGAACGGCGCGCGGCGCAGCTGGCGCAGATCGCCGCCTATCTCGGCCCGCGCGGCCAGTTCGACCAGATCGACAAGGGCGCGGAGATGCGGCTGGGCATTTTCTTCAAGGAAAAGCGCGATATCGGCAACCAGTTCAAGCGCTGGACCATGCCCGCCGCGCGCGGCACCCGCGAAACCCGGCTCGACCGGCTGATCCCGCGATTGATCGCGCTGCACCGCAGCTTGCTTGCCAACAGCCAGGCAGCCGAGTTACTGCTGGCGCAGGAATTGGCAGAAATTGGCCGTTTTGCTGCGAAACGGTAG
- the leuS gene encoding leucine--tRNA ligase gives MTETRFDPAVADERWQRAWTEAGTFTADSDSPKPKSYILEMFPYPSGRIHMGHVRNYTMGDVLARYQKMRGFEVLHPMGWDAFGMPAENAAMEKGVHPGGWTRQNIAQMKAQLQRIGFALDWTREFATCDPEYYGHEQALFADLYEAGLVYRKESTVNWDPVDMTVLANEQVIDGKGWRSGAEVEKRKLNQWFLKITDFADDLLEGLGKLEDWPEKVRLMQENWIGKSQGLEFSFDLSNGGKLPVYTTRPDTIFGASFCAIAADHPIAQGLAGDPEVAAFIEACKRGGTKAAEVETAEKLGYRTAITARHPFTGAPLPLFIANFVLMEYGTGAVMGVPGHDQRDFEFATKYELPILRVVATDPARADEPFQGEAEAGDGVIVNSDFLDGMSVEDAKQAVITRAEAGGWGEGRTVWRLRDWGVSRQRYWGTPIPFVHCDTCGVVPVPKDQLPVTLPEDVSFDIPGNPLERHPTWKHVDCPKCGAAARRETDTLDTFVDSSWYFLRFASQPADRPFDPEEVAKWMPVQHYIGGIEHAILHLLYARFWTRALAHIGKLTVQEPFAALFTQGMVTHETYSRLVTRKGVRDSDGSEVEFASIDYFSPEEIERTSDGATLLADGSPVEVGRVIKMSKSKKNVVDPDAIIARHGADAVRWFMLSDSPPERDLPWSDAGIEGCARFVQRLWRLFGQVGAGEAGADANTDKALDRKLHQTVAAVADDIEALSFNKAVARIYELVGATEKAELSASRSDAIRKLATLVSPMMPHLAEEARATYGLGIGLVAEDAWPAVDPALLVDDEVTIAIQHMGKLRDTVTAPKGASKDTLEALALASANLQRSIDGAAIRKVIVVPDRLVNIVT, from the coding sequence CCCTGCCGTCGCCGATGAACGCTGGCAGCGTGCCTGGACCGAGGCGGGGACTTTCACCGCCGATTCCGACAGCCCCAAGCCGAAAAGCTACATCCTGGAGATGTTCCCCTATCCCTCGGGGCGCATCCACATGGGCCACGTCCGCAACTACACGATGGGCGACGTGCTGGCGCGTTACCAGAAGATGCGCGGGTTCGAAGTGCTGCACCCGATGGGCTGGGACGCCTTCGGGATGCCGGCGGAAAACGCGGCGATGGAAAAGGGTGTGCATCCGGGCGGCTGGACGCGCCAGAATATCGCCCAGATGAAAGCGCAATTGCAGCGCATCGGCTTCGCGCTCGACTGGACCCGCGAATTCGCCACCTGCGATCCCGAATATTACGGCCACGAGCAGGCGCTGTTCGCCGATCTCTACGAAGCGGGCCTCGTCTACCGCAAGGAATCGACCGTCAACTGGGACCCGGTCGACATGACCGTGCTCGCCAACGAGCAGGTGATCGACGGCAAGGGCTGGCGTTCTGGCGCGGAGGTCGAGAAGCGCAAGCTCAACCAGTGGTTCCTCAAGATCACCGACTTTGCGGACGATCTGCTTGAGGGGCTGGGCAAGCTTGAAGACTGGCCCGAGAAGGTTCGCCTGATGCAGGAGAACTGGATCGGCAAGTCGCAGGGGCTGGAATTCAGCTTTGACCTCAGCAACGGCGGCAAGCTGCCGGTCTACACCACGCGGCCCGACACGATTTTCGGCGCGAGCTTCTGCGCCATCGCTGCCGATCACCCGATCGCGCAAGGGCTGGCGGGCGATCCGGAGGTCGCGGCCTTCATCGAAGCGTGCAAGCGCGGCGGGACCAAGGCGGCGGAAGTCGAGACGGCGGAGAAGCTGGGTTACCGCACCGCGATCACCGCGCGCCATCCCTTCACCGGCGCGCCGCTCCCCCTGTTCATCGCCAACTTCGTGCTGATGGAATATGGCACCGGCGCGGTGATGGGCGTGCCGGGCCATGACCAGCGCGACTTCGAATTCGCCACCAAATACGAACTGCCGATCCTGCGCGTCGTCGCCACCGATCCGGCCCGCGCCGACGAGCCCTTCCAGGGCGAGGCCGAGGCGGGCGACGGGGTGATCGTGAACAGCGATTTCCTCGATGGCATGAGTGTCGAGGATGCCAAGCAGGCCGTCATCACCCGCGCCGAAGCCGGCGGCTGGGGCGAGGGCCGCACCGTGTGGCGGCTGCGCGACTGGGGCGTTTCGCGCCAGCGCTATTGGGGGACGCCGATCCCCTTCGTCCATTGCGACACCTGCGGCGTGGTGCCGGTGCCCAAGGACCAGCTGCCCGTCACCCTGCCCGAGGATGTCAGCTTCGACATTCCCGGCAATCCGCTCGAACGCCACCCGACGTGGAAGCACGTCGATTGCCCCAAGTGCGGCGCAGCGGCGCGGCGCGAGACCGACACGCTCGACACCTTCGTCGATTCCTCGTGGTATTTCCTGCGCTTTGCCAGCCAGCCTGCCGACCGGCCCTTCGACCCGGAAGAGGTCGCCAAGTGGATGCCGGTGCAGCACTATATCGGCGGTATCGAGCACGCGATCCTGCACCTGCTCTACGCGCGGTTCTGGACGCGGGCGCTGGCGCATATCGGCAAGCTCACCGTGCAGGAGCCGTTTGCGGCGCTGTTCACGCAAGGCATGGTGACGCACGAGACCTATTCGCGCCTCGTCACCCGAAAAGGTGTTCGAGATAGCGACGGTTCTGAGGTTGAGTTTGCTTCAATCGACTACTTTTCGCCCGAAGAGATCGAGCGCACCTCCGATGGCGCAACCCTGCTCGCTGATGGCAGTCCGGTCGAAGTCGGCCGTGTCATCAAGATGTCGAAGTCGAAGAAGAACGTCGTCGACCCCGATGCGATCATCGCCCGCCACGGGGCGGATGCGGTGCGCTGGTTCATGCTCTCGGATTCGCCGCCGGAACGCGACCTGCCGTGGTCGGACGCCGGGATCGAAGGTTGCGCGCGCTTTGTGCAGCGGCTGTGGCGCTTGTTCGGGCAGGTCGGCGCAGGCGAGGCCGGAGCCGATGCCAACACCGACAAGGCGCTTGACCGCAAGCTGCATCAGACTGTCGCGGCGGTCGCAGACGATATCGAGGCGCTGAGCTTCAACAAGGCTGTCGCCCGCATCTACGAACTGGTCGGCGCGACCGAGAAGGCTGAACTTTCCGCCAGCCGCTCCGATGCGATCCGCAAGCTCGCCACCCTTGTCTCGCCGATGATGCCACACCTCGCGGAAGAGGCGCGTGCGACCTACGGGCTCGGGATCGGGCTGGTGGCCGAAGATGCCTGGCCCGCCGTCGATCCGGCGCTGCTGGTCGATGACGAGGTGACCATCGCCATCCAGCACATGGGCAAGCTGCGCGACACCGTCACCGCGCCCAAGGGCGCTTCGAAGGACACGCTGGAGGCACTGGCGCTGGCATCAGCCAACCTGCAACGCTCGATTGATGGCGCGGCGATCCGCAAGGTTATTGTCGTGCCCGACCGATTGGTGAATATCGTCACCTGA